From one Xiphophorus hellerii strain 12219 chromosome 18, Xiphophorus_hellerii-4.1, whole genome shotgun sequence genomic stretch:
- the LOC116737388 gene encoding solute carrier family 25 member 36-A-like, translating into MSQRDTLVHLFAGGCGGTVGAILTCPLEVVKTRLQSSSITLYVSEVQLSTVNGPSVTRVSPPGPLHCLKLILEKEGPRSLFRGLGPNLVGVAPSRAIYFAAYSTAKEKLNAVLEPDSTQVHMLSAGMAGFTAITATNPIWLIKTRLQLDARNRGERRMSALECVRRVYKADGFRGFYRGMSASYAGISETVIHFVIYENIKRRLLEAKTPQNMDEEEEASKDASDFVGMMLAAATSKTCATTIAYPHEVIRTRLREEGTKYRSFFQTLTTVPREEGYRALYRGLATHLVRQIPNTAIMMCTYELTVYLLNG; encoded by the exons ATGAGTCAAAGAGATACTTTAGTTCATCTGTTTGCTGGGGG ATGTGGGGGCACTGTAGGAGCCATATTGACGTGTCCACTGGAAGTGGTGAAGACTCGTCTGCAGTCTTCCTCCATCACTCTCTATGTGTCTGAGGTCCAACTAAGTACCGTCAATGGGCCCAGCGTGACCCGTGTGTCTCCACCAGGCCCCCTGCACTGTCTAAA ACTGATTTTGGAGAAAGAGGGACCTCGATCTCTCTTCAGAGGCTTGGGGCCAAACTTAGTGGGCGTGGCACCTTCCAG AGCAATCTACTTTGCTGCTTACTCCACCGCCAAAGAGAAGCTGAACGCTGTGTTGGAACCGGACTCTACGCAAGTGCACATGCTGTCGGCTGGAATGGCAG GTTTTACAGCCATCACTGCAACAAATCCAATATGGCTCATAAAAACGCGCTTACAGTTGGATGCAAG gaATCGAGGGGAGCGGAGGATGAGTGCGTTGGAGTGCGTTCGTCGGGTGTACAAAGCAGACGGCTTTCGTGGATTCTACAGGGGAATGTCTGCATCCTACGCCGGCATCTCAGAGACTGTGATCCACTTTGTTATCTATGAAAACATTAAGCGGCGCCTCTTGGAGGCCAAAACGCCGCAGAACATGGACGAAGAAGAAGAGGCATCAAAAGATGCTTCGGACTTTGTCGGGATGATGCTTGCTGCTGCCACATCCAAGACTTGTGCCACAACTATTGCTTATCCTCATG AGGTAATCCGCACCAGGCTACGAGAAGAGGGCACCAAGTATCGTTCCTTCTTCCAGACTCTAACCACAGTACCCAGAGAGGAGGGCTACCGCGCCCTGTATCGCGGCCTCGCCACCCACCTGGTACGCCAGATTCCTAACACCGCCATCATGATGTGCACCTATGAGCTGACTGTCTACCTCCTGAACGGTTAA